A stretch of the Azorhizobium caulinodans ORS 571 genome encodes the following:
- a CDS encoding methyl-accepting chemotaxis protein: MRYANFPIILKVLVLLLALGITSLAGAGYAAWQMSRIDDAYTGLVDGAQVAVLKIARAARFSVVVRAELQSALLATSEAEMRAAAGRREDAIAQYRQLMSEAAQAMPSQAAGIQRLRDLTHAAFVDACGGVVKAAGGADSGADARRLMASSCAPAIDASIAEALKFNEGLRVAVQDQRQGISDTTVSSITVTFAVIAGATLLVMFVAYWLVRDAIVKPLRRLMFSMDALGEGRLHEEVTGTERKDEVGAMARTLDVLRGHLADAEDMRVAQARREADERDQLAKRERLATSFIDRMTQLASGFASSAGEVADAARSLSATAEQTAQQANAVAAAAEQASANVQTVAASSEELATSVREITGQVSHSADVAEQAFREVEASSTRIGALSTAAADIGDVIGLIRGIADQTNLLALNATIEAARAGDAGRGFAVVASEVKQLAAQTARATADISGKVTEIQTATEGTVSSMSQIQRVVTDIKQISSSIAGAVEEQGAATGEIAQNCQQAATGTQQVTDNIGGVGQAAQMTGAASDQLLALSQDLSSQASELREVVETFVQDLAAA; encoded by the coding sequence ATGCGTTACGCCAATTTTCCGATCATTTTGAAGGTCCTTGTCCTTCTTCTGGCGCTCGGTATTACGAGCCTCGCGGGTGCCGGCTATGCGGCCTGGCAGATGTCGCGGATCGACGATGCCTATACGGGTCTCGTGGATGGCGCGCAGGTGGCGGTGCTGAAGATTGCCCGCGCCGCCCGCTTCTCGGTGGTTGTTCGCGCCGAGCTTCAGAGCGCGCTGCTCGCCACCTCCGAGGCCGAGATGCGGGCCGCTGCCGGACGGCGGGAAGATGCCATCGCGCAATATCGCCAGTTGATGTCGGAAGCGGCGCAGGCGATGCCCTCGCAGGCCGCCGGCATCCAGCGGCTGCGCGATCTGACCCACGCGGCCTTCGTCGATGCCTGCGGCGGCGTGGTCAAGGCCGCGGGCGGTGCCGACAGCGGGGCGGATGCGCGCCGGCTGATGGCTTCTTCCTGCGCCCCCGCCATCGACGCCTCCATCGCCGAGGCGCTGAAGTTCAACGAGGGCCTGCGCGTCGCCGTGCAGGACCAGCGCCAGGGCATCAGCGACACCACCGTCTCCTCCATCACCGTCACCTTCGCGGTCATCGCCGGAGCGACGCTGCTGGTGATGTTCGTTGCCTACTGGCTGGTGCGCGACGCCATCGTCAAGCCGCTCCGCCGCCTGATGTTCTCCATGGACGCGCTCGGCGAGGGACGCCTGCATGAGGAAGTCACGGGCACCGAGCGCAAGGACGAGGTGGGGGCCATGGCGCGGACCCTCGACGTGCTGCGCGGGCATCTCGCAGATGCGGAGGACATGCGCGTGGCGCAGGCACGCCGCGAGGCCGACGAGCGGGATCAGCTTGCCAAGCGCGAGCGGCTCGCCACCTCCTTCATCGATCGCATGACACAGCTTGCGTCCGGCTTTGCCAGCTCGGCGGGCGAGGTGGCCGATGCGGCGCGCAGCCTCTCGGCAACGGCGGAGCAGACCGCCCAGCAGGCGAATGCGGTCGCTGCTGCGGCTGAGCAGGCCTCCGCCAACGTGCAGACGGTTGCGGCCTCCTCCGAGGAACTTGCCACCTCGGTGCGTGAGATCACCGGTCAGGTGAGCCACTCTGCGGACGTGGCCGAGCAGGCCTTCCGCGAGGTCGAAGCCTCCAGCACGCGCATCGGTGCTCTGTCCACCGCCGCGGCCGATATCGGTGACGTCATCGGTCTCATCCGCGGCATTGCCGACCAGACCAATCTGCTCGCGCTCAACGCCACCATCGAGGCGGCACGTGCCGGAGACGCGGGACGGGGCTTCGCGGTCGTGGCTTCCGAGGTGAAGCAGCTCGCCGCCCAGACGGCACGGGCGACCGCCGACATTTCCGGCAAGGTGACGGAGATCCAGACCGCCACCGAGGGCACGGTCTCCTCCATGTCGCAGATCCAGCGAGTGGTGACCGACATCAAGCAGATCTCCTCCTCCATCGCCGGTGCGGTGGAAGAGCAGGGCGCGGCCACCGGTGAGATCGCGCAGAACTGCCAGCAGGCCGCCACGGGCACCCAGCAGGTCACCGACAATATCGGCGGCGTGGGGCAGGCGGCGCAGATGACGGGGGCGGCCTCCGACCAGCTTCTCGCGCTCTCTCAGGACCTGTCCAGTCAGGCCTCCGAACTGCGGGAGGTGGTGGAGACCTTCGTCCAGGACCTCGCGGCGGCCTGA
- a CDS encoding NrsF family protein, producing the protein MKTDDLIRLMAEDAPVRVRLSTVLALAIAAGVVCAGLILLVTIGIRPDLGAAVETVRVQFKLGFTLLMAAAGCAVLLVAGLPGRSAGRRLVVLGLPLALLVLGVVLELTVVPRGRWAASLEGQHAAFCVFFIPVLALVPFAAFFWALRDGAPENPGLAGASAGLAAGAIGAAVYAWHCPDDSPLFVATWYVLAMLLVTVVGYGLGRRTLRW; encoded by the coding sequence ATGAAGACCGATGACCTGATCCGCCTGATGGCGGAGGACGCGCCGGTCCGGGTGCGGCTTTCCACCGTTCTTGCCCTGGCGATCGCCGCGGGGGTCGTCTGCGCCGGGCTTATCCTGCTGGTGACCATCGGCATCCGACCGGATCTCGGGGCCGCGGTGGAAACCGTCCGCGTCCAGTTCAAGCTTGGGTTCACGCTCCTGATGGCGGCCGCGGGCTGCGCCGTGCTTCTGGTCGCGGGGCTGCCGGGCCGAAGCGCCGGCCGGCGTCTGGTGGTGCTCGGCCTGCCTCTGGCCCTGCTGGTGCTCGGTGTGGTTCTGGAACTCACGGTCGTTCCGCGGGGTCGCTGGGCCGCGAGCCTTGAGGGGCAGCACGCGGCCTTTTGCGTCTTCTTCATTCCCGTTCTCGCGCTGGTGCCGTTCGCCGCCTTCTTCTGGGCGTTGCGGGATGGCGCGCCGGAGAATCCGGGGCTCGCCGGCGCATCGGCGGGTCTTGCGGCCGGGGCGATCGGGGCCGCCGTCTATGCCTGGCATTGCCCGGACGACAGCCCGCTGTTCGTCGCGACCTGGTACGTGCTCGCCATGCTGCTCGTCACGGTCGTTGGCTACGGGCTCGGCCGCCGCACCCTGCGCTGGTAG
- a CDS encoding sigma-70 family RNA polymerase sigma factor — MRLALAGDGAAYRRFLSEVTPHLRMLAQRRCRAFGAPAGEAEDIVQEVLLAVHLKRGTWDPARPIGPWLSAIVRNKLIDSLRRRGREPTTPIEDVMETLEAAPVADGTERLDALQMLGHLRDPQRDIVRSISLEGAGVRETAARLKMTEGAVRVALHRALKTLAKIYRSEPHEDR; from the coding sequence ATGCGCCTTGCGCTTGCGGGCGACGGCGCCGCCTATCGGCGGTTCCTCAGCGAGGTGACGCCGCATCTGCGGATGCTCGCGCAGCGCCGCTGCCGGGCCTTCGGCGCACCGGCGGGAGAGGCGGAGGATATCGTGCAGGAAGTCCTGCTGGCGGTGCATCTCAAGCGCGGTACGTGGGACCCGGCGCGGCCCATCGGACCGTGGCTTTCGGCCATCGTGCGCAACAAGCTGATCGACAGCCTGCGCCGGCGCGGGCGTGAACCGACGACGCCCATCGAGGATGTGATGGAGACGCTGGAGGCGGCACCCGTGGCGGACGGAACGGAGCGGCTCGATGCCTTACAGATGCTGGGACATCTGCGCGATCCGCAGCGCGATATCGTCCGCTCCATCTCTCTGGAGGGGGCGGGCGTGCGCGAGACTGCGGCGCGCCTGAAGATGACCGAGGGGGCCGTGCGCGTGGCGCTGCATCGCGCGCTGAAGACGCTGGCCAAGATTTACCGGAGCGAGCCCCATGAAGACCGATGA
- a CDS encoding BufA1 family periplasmic bufferin-type metallophore produces the protein MKTRVLSLALAGSIASALAVAATTSASAAEMEKCYGVAMKGQNDCAAGPGTTCAGTSKVDYQKNAWKLVPKGTCETIKVPGGMGSLKQGPAPV, from the coding sequence ATGAAGACCCGCGTCCTTTCGCTCGCTCTGGCGGGCTCGATCGCCTCTGCCCTCGCCGTTGCCGCGACCACTTCCGCCTCGGCCGCCGAGATGGAGAAGTGCTACGGCGTGGCCATGAAGGGGCAGAACGACTGCGCCGCCGGCCCCGGAACCACCTGCGCCGGCACCTCCAAGGTGGACTACCAGAAGAACGCCTGGAAGCTCGTGCCCAAGGGCACCTGCGAGACCATCAAGGTGCCGGGCGGCATGGGTTCGCTGAAGCAGGGTCCCGCTCCCGTCTGA
- a CDS encoding MNIO family bufferin maturase: MQSSQLPSRAGIGFKPQHFADIVASRQPLGFFEVHAENYMGAGGPPHAQLRRLREDYALSIHGVGLSIGAMQPLDADHLERLRLLCDRYEPESFSEHLAWSSHDSVYLNDLLPLPYTDGTLSRVVEHVDRVQTRLRRQMLLENPATYLTFAESTLAETDFLAEVARRAGCGLLLDVNNVFVAATNHNTDPAAYLARFPLEAVREIHLSGHSRTTDETGAPLLIDSHDTPVTDPVWALYADVIARTGPVPTLIEWDNDVPAWPILRAEALRAETVLAGARQNAA, from the coding sequence ATGCAGTCATCACAACTGCCTTCGCGCGCGGGCATCGGCTTCAAGCCGCAGCACTTCGCGGACATCGTGGCCTCCCGCCAGCCCCTCGGCTTCTTCGAGGTGCATGCGGAGAACTACATGGGCGCCGGCGGCCCGCCCCATGCCCAGCTCCGCCGGCTGCGGGAGGATTATGCCCTCTCGATCCATGGCGTCGGCCTGTCCATCGGCGCCATGCAGCCGCTCGATGCGGACCATCTTGAGCGCCTGCGCCTCCTGTGTGATCGCTACGAGCCGGAGAGCTTTTCGGAGCACCTCGCCTGGTCGAGCCACGACAGCGTCTATCTCAATGACCTGCTGCCCCTGCCCTATACGGACGGGACGCTCAGCCGCGTGGTGGAGCATGTGGACCGCGTGCAAACGCGCCTCCGGCGGCAGATGCTGCTGGAGAATCCGGCCACCTATCTCACCTTCGCCGAGAGCACCCTCGCGGAGACCGATTTCCTCGCCGAAGTGGCCCGGCGGGCCGGCTGCGGCCTGCTGCTGGACGTGAACAACGTCTTCGTGGCGGCCACGAACCACAATACGGACCCCGCCGCCTATCTCGCCCGCTTTCCTCTCGAGGCGGTCCGCGAAATCCACCTGAGCGGGCATTCGCGGACCACGGACGAGACCGGCGCGCCCCTGCTCATCGATTCCCACGACACGCCGGTCACCGACCCTGTGTGGGCGCTCTATGCGGACGTCATTGCGCGAACCGGCCCCGTACCGACGCTGATCGAATGGGACAATGACGTGCCCGCCTGGCCGATCTTGCGCGCCGAGGCCCTGCGCGCTGAGACGGTGCTCGCAGGCGCTCGGCAGAATGCGGCGTGA
- a CDS encoding HvfC/BufC N-terminal domain-containing protein: MMSALPAAQSAFAAALTTADAPMPVGLVCWTGAPPERRFEVYRNNVRASLTSALATAFPAVERVVGAEFFAAMAQAYVQAHPPRSPVLLGYGADFADFVAGFEPAEALPYLADVARLETLRRRAYHAADTLPLALDALSAVPPEAMADLTFTAHPALGVLRSPFPVHTIWAMNAGEVPLRPIEDWAPEDVLVSRPQMRVSVSRLPVGAAVFIEHLTAGRNLADALEAAEAMASGFDVVTALGLALTAGAFSAIHWEAPHD; the protein is encoded by the coding sequence ATGATGAGCGCCCTCCCCGCCGCCCAAAGCGCATTTGCCGCCGCTCTCACCACGGCTGATGCGCCGATGCCGGTCGGCCTCGTGTGCTGGACCGGCGCGCCGCCGGAACGCCGCTTCGAGGTCTATCGCAACAATGTGCGGGCGAGCCTCACCAGCGCGCTCGCCACCGCATTCCCGGCCGTGGAGCGCGTCGTCGGCGCGGAATTCTTCGCAGCCATGGCCCAGGCCTATGTGCAGGCCCATCCGCCGCGCTCGCCTGTGCTGCTCGGTTATGGCGCGGACTTTGCCGATTTCGTCGCGGGCTTCGAGCCAGCGGAGGCCCTGCCCTATCTCGCGGACGTCGCCCGGCTCGAAACGCTGCGTCGCCGGGCCTATCACGCGGCGGATACGCTGCCGCTCGCTCTGGATGCTCTCTCGGCGGTGCCGCCGGAGGCCATGGCCGACCTCACCTTCACGGCGCACCCCGCTCTCGGCGTGCTCCGCTCGCCTTTCCCGGTGCACACCATCTGGGCCATGAACGCTGGCGAGGTGCCCCTTCGACCCATCGAGGACTGGGCGCCGGAAGACGTGCTGGTGAGCCGTCCGCAGATGCGCGTGAGCGTCAGCCGGCTGCCTGTGGGGGCCGCCGTTTTCATCGAACATCTGACAGCGGGCCGCAACCTCGCGGACGCGCTGGAAGCCGCCGAGGCCATGGCCTCCGGTTTCGACGTCGTGACCGCCCTCGGCCTTGCCCTCACCGCCGGCGCCTTTTCCGCCATCCATTGGGAGGCACCCCATGACTGA
- a CDS encoding DoxX family protein yields MTDAHSSGRTNGAHLLDRGRAVLERIPSGFISLLARLSIAGVFWQSGQTKLEGWHVSDSAVFLFQEAYRLPLINPWLAAHLAAIAEHLFPVLLVIGLASRLSALALLGMTLVIEIFVYPDAWATHGTWAVCLLAVIARGPGWLALDNLIDRPRMRPLPAASQG; encoded by the coding sequence ATGACTGACGCCCACAGCTCCGGACGCACCAACGGCGCACATCTGCTGGACCGCGGACGCGCGGTGCTGGAGCGCATCCCCTCCGGCTTCATCAGCCTTCTGGCGCGGCTCTCCATCGCGGGGGTCTTCTGGCAATCGGGCCAGACCAAGCTTGAGGGCTGGCATGTCTCCGACAGCGCCGTCTTCCTGTTTCAGGAAGCATACCGCCTGCCGCTCATCAACCCCTGGCTTGCCGCCCATCTCGCGGCCATCGCGGAGCATCTGTTTCCGGTGCTGCTGGTCATCGGCCTCGCGAGCCGCCTCTCAGCTCTGGCGCTGCTCGGGATGACGCTGGTGATCGAGATCTTCGTCTATCCGGACGCCTGGGCGACCCATGGGACGTGGGCCGTCTGCCTTCTCGCTGTCATCGCACGCGGACCGGGCTGGCTCGCCCTCGACAACCTGATCGACCGCCCTCGCATGCGCCCCCTTCCCGCGGCCAGCCAGGGCTGA
- the gcl gene encoding glyoxylate carboligase translates to MAHMRAVDAAVRVLEKEGISCAFGVPGAAINPFYSALKARGSIRHVLARHVEGASHMAEGYTRAVAGNIGVCIGTSGPAGTDMITGLYSASADSIPILCITGQAPRARLYKEDFQAVDIESIAKPVTKWAVTVREPALVPMVFQQAFHVMRSGRPGPVLIDLPIDVQMAEIEFDEDTYAPLPVYKPAATRAQAEKAIAMLAKADRPLIVSGGGIINADASDLLVEFAELTGVPVIPTLMGWGTIPDDHPLMAGMCGLQTSHRYGNATMLASDFVFGIGNRWANRHTGSVEVYTKGRTFIHVDIEPTQIGRVFGPDFGIVSDAGAALKLFIEVAKEWKAAGKLPDWSAWAKECFGRKETMLRKSHYDNVPLKPQRVYEEMNEAFGRDVTYVTTIGLSQIAGAQFLHVHHPRHWINCGQAGPLGWTLPAALGVRAADPDRKIVALSGDYDFQFLIEELAVGAQHKLPYLHVVVNNSYLGLIRQAQRGFEMDFEVSLAFENINSEEAGAYGVDHVAVAEGLGCKAIRVRTPNEFKDAFSQAEALMEEHQVPVVIEFILERVTNIAMGVEIDKVNEFEEILDLPRATARVVEPAE, encoded by the coding sequence ATGGCCCACATGCGTGCCGTCGATGCTGCCGTTCGCGTCCTGGAGAAGGAGGGCATCAGCTGCGCCTTCGGTGTTCCGGGCGCCGCGATCAACCCGTTCTATTCCGCGCTGAAGGCGCGTGGTTCCATCCGCCACGTGCTCGCCCGGCACGTGGAAGGCGCCTCCCACATGGCCGAGGGCTACACCCGGGCCGTCGCCGGCAACATCGGCGTGTGCATCGGCACCTCCGGTCCCGCCGGCACGGACATGATCACCGGCCTCTATTCGGCCTCGGCGGATTCCATCCCGATCCTGTGCATCACCGGCCAGGCCCCCCGCGCCCGCCTCTATAAGGAAGACTTCCAGGCGGTCGATATCGAGAGCATCGCCAAGCCCGTCACCAAGTGGGCGGTCACGGTGCGCGAGCCGGCGCTCGTTCCCATGGTGTTCCAGCAGGCGTTCCACGTCATGCGCTCGGGCCGCCCCGGCCCGGTGCTCATCGACCTGCCGATCGACGTGCAGATGGCCGAGATCGAGTTCGACGAGGACACCTACGCCCCGCTCCCCGTTTACAAGCCCGCCGCCACCCGCGCGCAGGCGGAAAAGGCCATCGCCATGCTGGCGAAGGCTGATCGCCCGCTCATCGTTTCCGGCGGCGGCATCATCAATGCGGATGCCTCCGACCTGCTGGTGGAGTTCGCGGAGCTCACCGGCGTGCCGGTCATCCCCACCCTCATGGGCTGGGGCACCATTCCCGACGACCACCCGCTGATGGCCGGCATGTGCGGCCTCCAGACCTCGCACCGTTACGGCAATGCGACGATGCTGGCCTCCGATTTCGTGTTCGGCATCGGCAACCGCTGGGCCAACCGCCACACCGGCTCGGTGGAGGTCTACACCAAGGGCCGCACCTTCATCCACGTGGACATCGAGCCGACCCAGATCGGCCGCGTCTTCGGCCCGGATTTCGGCATCGTCTCCGATGCCGGGGCGGCGCTGAAGCTGTTCATCGAGGTGGCGAAGGAATGGAAGGCCGCCGGCAAGCTGCCGGACTGGTCCGCCTGGGCCAAGGAATGCTTCGGCCGCAAGGAGACGATGCTGCGCAAGTCGCACTATGACAACGTGCCGCTGAAGCCGCAGCGCGTCTATGAGGAGATGAACGAGGCGTTCGGCCGTGACGTGACCTATGTCACCACCATCGGCCTCTCGCAGATCGCCGGCGCGCAGTTCCTGCATGTCCACCATCCGCGCCACTGGATCAACTGCGGGCAGGCCGGCCCGCTGGGCTGGACGCTGCCGGCGGCTCTCGGCGTGCGCGCCGCGGACCCGGACCGGAAGATCGTGGCGCTCTCGGGCGACTATGACTTCCAGTTCCTCATCGAGGAGCTGGCGGTGGGCGCCCAGCACAAGCTGCCCTACCTGCACGTGGTGGTGAACAACTCCTATCTCGGCCTCATCCGGCAGGCCCAGCGCGGCTTCGAGATGGACTTCGAGGTGAGCCTCGCCTTCGAGAACATCAATTCGGAGGAAGCCGGCGCCTATGGCGTGGACCATGTGGCGGTGGCCGAGGGCCTCGGCTGCAAGGCCATCCGGGTGCGTACGCCGAATGAGTTCAAGGATGCCTTCTCGCAGGCCGAGGCCCTGATGGAAGAGCATCAGGTGCCGGTGGTGATCGAGTTCATCCTGGAGCGGGTGACGAACATCGCCATGGGCGTCGAGATCGACAAGGTCAACGAGTTCGAGGAGATCCTCGACCTGCCCCGCGCCACCGCGCGCGTGGTGGAGCCGGCCGAGTAA
- the hyi gene encoding hydroxypyruvate isomerase — translation MPKFAANLTMLWNEIDFLDRFAKAAEAGFKGVEYLFPYAYPKEELAERLEKHGLTQALHNLPAGEWAKGERGIAVLPDRVGEFQDSVGTALEYAKVLKTQTLNVLAGIAPKDVPAEKIYETLVSNLKFAAAEAKKAGIPLVVEAINTRDIPGFYLNTTKQTLSLLDDVGPQDVFFQYDIYHMQIMEGDLVPTLRANMARIKHIQLADNPGRGEPGTGEINYPFIFKAIDDAGYTGWIGAEYKPATTTDAGIGWFAPYKG, via the coding sequence ATGCCCAAGTTTGCTGCCAATCTGACCATGCTCTGGAACGAGATCGACTTCCTGGACCGCTTCGCCAAGGCGGCGGAGGCCGGTTTCAAGGGCGTGGAGTATCTCTTCCCCTACGCCTATCCCAAGGAGGAGCTGGCCGAGCGCCTTGAGAAGCACGGGCTCACCCAGGCGCTGCACAATCTGCCGGCCGGCGAGTGGGCGAAGGGCGAACGCGGCATCGCCGTCCTGCCCGACCGCGTCGGCGAGTTCCAGGACAGCGTCGGCACCGCACTCGAATATGCCAAGGTGCTGAAGACGCAGACGCTGAACGTGCTGGCGGGCATCGCCCCCAAGGACGTGCCGGCGGAGAAGATCTACGAGACGCTGGTCTCGAACCTGAAATTCGCCGCCGCCGAGGCCAAGAAGGCGGGCATCCCGCTGGTGGTCGAGGCCATCAACACCCGCGACATTCCCGGCTTCTATCTCAACACCACCAAGCAGACGCTCAGCTTGCTGGATGACGTGGGGCCGCAGGACGTCTTCTTCCAGTACGACATCTACCACATGCAGATCATGGAGGGCGATCTCGTCCCCACACTGCGCGCCAACATGGCCCGCATCAAGCACATCCAGCTCGCGGACAATCCGGGCCGCGGCGAGCCGGGCACGGGCGAGATCAACTACCCGTTCATCTTCAAGGCCATCGACGATGCCGGTTACACCGGCTGGATCGGTGCCGAATACAAGCCCGCGACGACCACCGACGCCGGCATCGGCTGGTTCGCCCCCTACAAGGGCTGA
- the glxR gene encoding 2-hydroxy-3-oxopropionate reductase, with amino-acid sequence MNVGFIGLGIMGTPMAGHLIDAGHTLFLYDVVKVPAELTDKGATAVASSAEVAKNADVIILMVPDTPHVDEALFGAGGVAEGLSAGKIVVDMSSISPVETKKFAEKINALGCDYLDAPVSGGDVGAKAASLTIMVGGPEKAFETVKPLFEKMGKNITLVGGNGDGQTTKVANQIIVALTIEAVGEALLFASKAGADPAKVRQALMGGFASSRILEVHGERMVKRNFNPGFRIELHQKDLNLALSSARALKVALPNTATAQELFNAVAARGGSKLDHSAMVNALELLANHDIA; translated from the coding sequence ATGAACGTGGGTTTCATCGGTCTCGGCATCATGGGCACCCCCATGGCCGGCCACCTCATCGACGCCGGGCACACCCTCTTCCTCTATGACGTGGTGAAGGTGCCCGCCGAATTGACCGACAAGGGCGCCACGGCGGTCGCCTCCTCCGCCGAGGTGGCGAAGAATGCGGACGTCATCATCCTCATGGTGCCGGACACCCCGCACGTGGACGAGGCGCTGTTCGGCGCCGGCGGCGTTGCGGAAGGCCTCAGCGCCGGCAAGATCGTGGTGGACATGAGCTCCATCTCGCCGGTGGAGACGAAGAAGTTCGCCGAGAAGATCAACGCGCTCGGTTGCGATTATCTCGACGCCCCGGTCTCCGGCGGCGACGTGGGCGCCAAGGCCGCCTCCCTCACCATCATGGTCGGCGGCCCGGAAAAGGCCTTCGAGACGGTGAAGCCGCTGTTCGAGAAGATGGGCAAGAACATCACCCTCGTCGGCGGCAATGGCGACGGCCAGACCACCAAGGTCGCCAACCAGATCATCGTCGCCCTCACCATCGAGGCGGTGGGCGAGGCGCTGCTCTTCGCATCCAAGGCGGGCGCCGACCCGGCCAAGGTGCGCCAGGCGCTGATGGGCGGCTTTGCCTCCTCGCGCATCCTGGAGGTGCACGGCGAGCGCATGGTGAAGCGCAACTTCAACCCCGGCTTCCGCATCGAGCTGCACCAGAAGGACCTGAACCTCGCGCTGTCCTCCGCGCGGGCGCTCAAGGTGGCGCTGCCAAACACCGCGACGGCGCAGGAGCTGTTCAACGCCGTGGCCGCCCGCGGCGGCTCCAAGCTCGATCACTCCGCCATGGTGAATGCGCTGGAACTGCTGGCGAACCACGACATCGCCTGA
- the pyk gene encoding pyruvate kinase — MPLKRNRATKIIATVGPASNTPEKLKALFLAGVDVFRLNFSHGTQADHGIVLGHIRRLEAEIGRPIGVIADLQGPKLRVGRFTEGAITFTPGKRLRFDADVATMGDADRVPIPHPDIIEALTIGSTVLCDDGKVRLKVVGKGDGWLDAEVVSGTRLSNNKGFNIPDVVLPLSPLTEKDRADLAFAVEQGVEWIALSFVQRPEDIHEARDLIKGRAAVMLKMEKPAAVEHLEELVELSDAIMVARGDLGVELSLPELPALQKRMITESRRQGRPVIVATQMLESMISAPVPTRAEVSDVATAVYEGADCVMLSAESAAGQYPVEAVSFMDEIIRHVERDPGYRQVLDATQAEWGKTIGDAMTKAAYQTALAVDAAAIVAYTLSGTTGLRAARERPPMPILGITTRADTARRLALSYGVHAVNVGEDIHSFGEMVDRAVQVAVEQQLAAPGDRLAITAGVPFAKPGTTNILRVTTIGDTDPPSKFDTDGATAT, encoded by the coding sequence ATGCCGCTGAAGCGCAACCGCGCCACGAAAATCATCGCCACCGTGGGCCCGGCCTCCAACACGCCGGAGAAGCTCAAGGCCCTCTTCCTGGCCGGTGTCGATGTGTTCCGGCTCAATTTCAGCCATGGGACGCAGGCCGACCATGGCATCGTTCTCGGCCATATCCGCCGCCTTGAAGCCGAGATCGGCCGCCCCATCGGCGTCATCGCCGATCTTCAGGGCCCGAAGCTGCGCGTCGGCCGCTTCACCGAGGGTGCCATCACCTTCACCCCCGGCAAGCGCCTGCGCTTCGACGCAGATGTCGCGACCATGGGCGATGCCGACCGCGTGCCCATTCCCCACCCCGACATCATCGAAGCCCTGACCATCGGCAGCACCGTCCTGTGCGACGACGGCAAGGTGCGCCTGAAGGTGGTGGGCAAGGGCGACGGCTGGCTCGACGCGGAAGTGGTCAGCGGCACGCGCCTGTCCAACAACAAGGGCTTCAACATCCCCGACGTGGTGCTGCCGCTCTCCCCTCTGACGGAGAAGGACCGCGCCGACCTCGCCTTCGCCGTGGAGCAGGGCGTGGAGTGGATCGCTCTGTCCTTCGTGCAGCGCCCGGAAGACATCCACGAGGCACGCGACCTCATCAAGGGCCGCGCTGCCGTGATGCTGAAGATGGAGAAGCCGGCGGCCGTCGAGCATCTGGAAGAGCTTGTGGAGCTTTCCGATGCCATCATGGTGGCGCGCGGCGATCTCGGCGTGGAACTCTCGCTGCCCGAACTGCCCGCCCTCCAGAAGCGTATGATTACGGAATCCCGCAGACAGGGTCGCCCGGTGATCGTGGCGACCCAGATGCTGGAGAGCATGATCTCCGCCCCCGTGCCCACCCGCGCGGAGGTCTCCGACGTCGCCACCGCCGTCTATGAGGGCGCGGACTGCGTGATGCTCTCCGCCGAGAGCGCGGCGGGCCAGTATCCCGTGGAAGCGGTCTCCTTCATGGACGAAATCATCCGCCACGTGGAGCGCGACCCCGGCTACCGGCAGGTGCTGGATGCGACGCAGGCGGAATGGGGCAAGACCATCGGCGATGCCATGACCAAGGCCGCCTACCAGACGGCGCTCGCCGTCGATGCCGCCGCCATCGTCGCCTATACGCTCTCCGGCACCACGGGCCTGCGCGCCGCACGCGAGCGCCCGCCCATGCCCATCCTCGGCATCACAACCCGCGCCGACACCGCCCGCCGGCTCGCCCTCTCTTATGGCGTGCATGCGGTGAATGTGGGCGAGGACATCCATTCCTTCGGCGAGATGGTGGACCGCGCGGTGCAGGTGGCCGTGGAGCAGCAGCTGGCCGCGCCCGGCGATCGGCTCGCGATCACGGCCGGCGTGCCCTTCGCCAAGCCCGGCACCACGAACATCCTGCGGGTCACCACCATCGGGGATACCGACCCGCCGTCGAAGTTCGACACGGACGGTGCGACCGCAACCTGA